One segment of Salvelinus alpinus chromosome 1, SLU_Salpinus.1, whole genome shotgun sequence DNA contains the following:
- the LOC139530930 gene encoding replication factor C subunit 2-like yields the protein MLEHCVNSSIDEAYKIIEQLWALGYSPEDIIGNIFRVCKTFQMSEYLKLEFIKVHALQHSQSTTLPHTGSGAGPNPGTCHLPSGLLQLAVGWAPCLCH from the exons ATGCTGGAACACTGTGTCAATTCCAGCATTGATGAGGCTTACAAG ATTATTGAGCAGCTGTGGGCCCTGGGTTACTCCCCTGAGGACATAATCGGCAACATCTTCAGAGTGTGTAAGACTTTCCAGATGTCCGAGTATCTCAAGTTGGAGTTCATCAAG gttcatgctctacaacattcgcagagtacgaccctgcctcacacaggaagcggcgcaggtcctaatccaggcacttgtcatctcccgtctggattactgcaactcgctgttggctgggctccctgcctgtgccattaa
- the LOC139530901 gene encoding E3 ubiquitin-protein ligase rififylin-like: MWTSCCSWSCLEPTATVEENGSSWRQAYTNSGNSQSPISPELLCKACGGHFDTIAIKHVCVDCKKNFCGRCSVQLEPPRPRLCHTCQRFHGTLFDRAQLMRLKVRELRDYLHLHEVPTQTCREKEELVELVLGQQTPSTSRSSETVSSQPGAHNNVPSPDTPSPPQTQGPTRPDTLSPEQPEQSAPEAESEQISDEEEEEEDDEDEESSDSEETLMPGRRASLSDLSRVEDIEGLSVRQLKEILARNFVNYKGCCEKWELMERVTRLYNDQKDLQNLVSNTKNEEDPAAPKSQEENLCRICMDSPIDCVLLECGHMVTCSKCGKRMSECPICRQYVVRAVHVFRS; encoded by the exons ATGTGGACATCCTGTTGTAGCTGGTCCTGTTTGGAACCCACCGCCACAGTGGAAGAAAACGGCAGCTCATGGCGCCAGGCCTACACAAACTCGGGCAACAGCCAATCCCCGATCTCTCCCGAACTTTTGTGCAAGGCCTGCGGAGGCCATTTTGACACCATCGCTATAAAG CATGTCTGTGTGGACTGCAAGAAGAACTTCTGTGGCCGCTGCTCGGTGCAGCTGGAGCCGCCACGCCCGCGCCTCTGCCACACATGTCAGCGATTTCACGGAACCCTCTTCGACCGCGCCCAGTTGATGAGACTCAAG GTGCGGGAGCTGCGTGACTACCTCCACCTGCACGAGGTGCCCACCCAGACATGCCGGGAAAAGGAGGAGCTGGTTGAGCTGGTCCTGGGCCAGCAGACCCCCAGCACCAGCAGAAGCAGTGAGACCGTGTCCTCCCAGCCCGGGGCTCACAACAATGTCCCCTCCCCAGACACACCGTCCCCTCCCCAGACACAGGGCCCTACCAGACCAGACACATTGAGCCCAGAGCAGCCAGAACAATCAGCCCCTGAGGCAGAGTCAGAGCAGATctctgatgaggaggaggaggaggaggatgatgaggacGAAGAG TCATCGGACAGCGAGGAGACCCTGATGCCCGGCCGCAGAgcctctctgtctgacctgaGCCGCGTGGAGGATATCGAGGGCCTGAGCGTGCGCCAGCTCAAGGAGATCTTGGCCCGCAACTTTGTCAACTACAAAGGCTGCTGCGAGAAGTGGGAGCTGATGGAGAGGGTCACCCGCCTCTACAACGACCAGAAGGACCTCCAGAACCTAG TTTCAAATACAAAAAATGAAGAAG ACCCTGCAGCTCCCAAGAGCCAGGAGGAGAACCTCTGTCGGATCTGCATGGACTCTCCCATTGACTGTGTGCTGCTGGAGTGTGGCCACATGGTCACCTGCAGCAAGTGTGGCAAGCGCATGAGCGAGTGCCCCATCTGCAGACAGTACGTGGTACGGGCGGTGCACGTCTTCAGGTCCTGA